One window of Trifolium pratense cultivar HEN17-A07 linkage group LG5, ARS_RC_1.1, whole genome shotgun sequence genomic DNA carries:
- the LOC123885912 gene encoding uncharacterized protein LOC123885912, with amino-acid sequence MVHHSFILLVFLLCITSSYSTKIVQVDEICHKVKNPSFCSSLLNSKKGADLVSLAQYTIGVLRVNMMNTVKLINTLIGQSGKDVKALTHYKMCLKEFVNDGGALFVLGNVERVLNEGNYHLMSVGANDIMQDIRNCIYDTSYQDTSSLPSYGEVALQIDQIIQIIAGLFTA; translated from the coding sequence atggttCATCACTCTTTCATTTTGCTAGTGTTTCTTCTATGTATTACATCCTCTTATTCAACCAAAATTGTTCAAGTAGATGAGATTTGCCACAAAGTAAAAAATCCTTCATTTTGTTCGAGTCTTCTCAATTCAAAAAAAGGTGCAGACCTTGTTAGTCTTGCACAATATACAATTGGCGTGCTTCGTGTTAATATGATGAACACGGTGAAGCTAATCAACACACTGATCGGACAAAGTGGTAAGGATGTCAAAGCATTAACTCATTACAAAATGTGTTTGAAAGAATTTGTTAATGATGGGGGTGCTCTTTTTGTGCTTGGGAACGTAGAAAGAGTTTTGAATGAAGGAAATTATCATCTTATGAGTGTTGGAGCTAATGATATAATGCAAGACATTAGAAATTGTATTTATGATACTAGTTATCAAGATACTTCTTCCCTTCCAAGTTATGGTGAAGTTGCCTTGCAAATTGatcaaattattcaaattataGCAGGATTATTTActgcttaa